A region from the Hippoglossus hippoglossus isolate fHipHip1 chromosome 18, fHipHip1.pri, whole genome shotgun sequence genome encodes:
- the slc7a8a gene encoding LOW QUALITY PROTEIN: solute carrier family 7 member 8a (The sequence of the model RefSeq protein was modified relative to this genomic sequence to represent the inferred CDS: deleted 1 base in 1 codon), with amino-acid sequence MTDGPRQRSSTAGSAKDAAGDTSSEGGVALKKEIGLVSACGIIVGNIIGSGIFVSPKGVLENASSVGVALIVWIITGVITAIGALCYAELGVTIPKSGGDYSYVKDIFGGLAGFLRLWIAVLVIYPTNQAVIALTFSNYVLQPLFPTCFPPESGLRLLAAVCLLLLTWVNCSSVRWATRVQDMFTAGKLLALALIIIMGIVQICKGDYYWLEPANAFEPFQEYDVGLIALAFLQGSFAYGGWNFLNYVTEELVDPYVNLPRAIFISIPLVTFVYVFANIAYVTAMSPQELLASNAVAVTFGEKLLGVMSWIMPISVALSTFGGVNGSLFTSSRLFFAGAREGHLPSLLAMIHVKRCTPIPALLFTCLSTLLMLCTSDMYTLINYVGFINYLFYGVTVAGQIVLRFTQPNMHRPIKISLIWPVIYLIFWAFLLIFSLYSEPLVCGIGLAIMLTGVPVYFLGVYWDKKPQCFNRFVDKMTYLGQKFCVVVYPAVTSSSSSSGEDGEEMKEAMSPLSKDDGDNHKSADC; translated from the exons ATGACGGACGGCCCCAGACAACGCAGCAGCACGGCGGGCTCCGCCAAGGATGCTGCCGGAGACACCTCGTCCGAAGGAGGCGTCGCGCTCAAGAAGGAAATCGGGCTTGTGAGCGCCTGTGGCATCATTGTTG GTAACATTATCGGCTCGGGTATCTTCGTCAGTCCGAAGGGCGTGCTGGAGAACGCCAGCTCCGTGGGCGTG GCCCTGATCGTCTGGATCATCACCGGAGTCATCACCGCCATCGGGGCGCTGTGCTACGCCGAGCTGGGCGTCACCATCCCCAAGTCGGGAGGAGACTACTCCTACGTGAAGGACATCTTCGGAGGCCTGGCTGG GTTCTTGCGTCTGTGGATCGCCGTGCTGGTCATCTACCCGACCAACCAGGCTGTGATCGCGCTGACCTTCTCCAACTACGTCCTGCAGCCGCTGTTCCCCACCTGCTTCCCCCCGGAGAGTGGCCTGCGTCTGCTGGCTGCCGTCTGCCTCC TGTTGCTGACGTGGGTGAACTGCTCCAGTGTGAGATGGGCGACCAGGGTGCAGGACATGTTCACCGCCGGCAAGCTGCTGGCCCTCgccctcatcatcatcatgggcATCGTGCAGATCTGCAAGG GAGATTACTACTGGTTGGAGCCAGCCAACGCCTTCGAGCCCTTCCAGGAGTACGACGTGGGTTTGATAGCCTTAGCCTTTCTACAAGGCTCCTTCGCCTACGGGGGCTGGAACTTCCTCAACTACGTCACGGAGGAGCTGGTGGACCCCTACGT GAACCTGCCCCGCGCCATCTTCATCTCCATCCCCCTCGTGACCTTCGTTTACGTCTTCGCCAACATCGCCTATGTCACGGCCATGAGTCCTCAGGAGCTGCTCGCCTCAAACGCCGTTGCCGTG ACGTTTGGTGAGAAGCTACTGGGAGTCATGTCGTGGATCATGCCCATTTCTGTGGCTCTCTCCACCTTCGGGGGAGTCAACGGTTCCCTCTTTACATCTTCAAG GTTGTTCTTTGCCGGAGCCAGAGAGGGCCACCTCCCCAGTCTGCTGGCCATGATTCACGTGAAACGCTGCACTCCCatccctgctctgctcttcacC TGCCTGTCCACTCTACTTATGCTGTGCACCAGTGACATGTACACCCTCATCAACTACGTGGGCTTCATCAACTACCTCTTCTATGGAGTCACAGTCGCCGGGCAGATTGTCCTGCGCTTCACACAGCCCAACATGCACCGGCCAATCAAG ATCAGCCTGATATGGCCGGTCATTTACCTCATCTTCTGGGCCTTCCTGCTCATCTTCTCCCTCTACTCCGAGCCCTTGGTGTGCGGCATCGGCCTCGCCATCATGCTGACCGGCGTGCCCGTCTATTTCCTGGGAGTCTACTGGGACAAAAAGCCACAGTGCTTTAATCGCTTCGTTG ACAAGATGACATACCTGGGCCAGAAGTTTTGTGTGGTCGTGTATCCGGCcgtcaccagcagcagcagcagcagcggagaggacggagaggaaatgaaggaaGCCATGTCTCCTCTGTCCAAGGACGACGGCGACAACCACAAGTCAGCGGACTGCTAG